From Anopheles funestus chromosome 3RL, idAnoFuneDA-416_04, whole genome shotgun sequence, a single genomic window includes:
- the LOC125771386 gene encoding uncharacterized protein LOC125771386 isoform X7, whose amino-acid sequence MSPCGRWRYLALVLMLMVFASIIRAEQEVIVAIDEPGKTQYHEANFNTSSYQYGYEVGPNGQFHHETRGPDGVTYGCYGYIDPNGQLRVTHYVADTHGYRVVEPNRPVEIFVDAPTQYSNSISEDEPPPERRRGEMRPWSELYLPKGCGMFPGGMRPDGTGGNTPTAPTNPSTGGSGNSQGNKPPNQGQGQGQGQGQGQKPGQNQNQGQGQGQGQGQGQKPGQNQNQGQGQTQGQGQGQGQGQGQGQGQGQGQWQGQGQGQGQGQGQGQGQGQGQGQGQGQGQGQKPGQGQTQGQGQGQGQGQGQWQGQGQGQGQGQGQGQGQGQGQGQGQGQKPGQGQTQGQGQGQGQGQGQWQGQGQGQGQGQQSGQNQGQSQWQGQGQGQGQNQGQWQGQGQGQNQGQGQGQGQWQGQGQGQGSGPGQGQGQTQGQWQGQGQRPGQSQGQGQVQGQGQGQGQGQRPGQSQGQGQIQGQGQGERPGQNQGQVQGQGQGQWQGQGQGQRPGQGQGQQQGQSQGQQGQGQGQHQGQHQGQHQGQHQGSHQGPISSGQHQGQHQGSHQGSSGEHQGQHQGSHQGPISSGQHQGQHQGSHQGSSGTHQGQHQGSHQGPVSSGQHQGQHQGNHQGLHGGEHQGQHQGSHQGPISSGQHQGQHQGTHQGSSGEHQGQHQGSHQGPISSGQHQGQHQGSHQGIHSGQHQGEHQHQHQGPVVDNQHQTSHQGSHQGLSQGEFQGQHQGQHQKPISGNKEEHNLQVQVSWGQGQQGQPQGQQGQTQGQSQGQQGQSQGQSQSQSQGQQGQSQSQSQGQQGQSQGQSQGQGQRPPQGGPTTDRPPEQLQPTSSTPVPGSPGTAIGVYPPTKPIDTSSPPASSSSSSSSPPPSSTSSPPTSSGGDNYAPPPNYQIAVSQYPYFFVPYPYPPPNVPQAPCNCPADQQNQQGQQQPAGYLGFIPVLYIPNCHAQKSGLPANFNWPAPPPPEGFGQSLDELPAQRLFQKPDGSWVLQRARNRSRRLRGRRPAVRRLYTDQEIPGKK is encoded by the exons ATGTCACCGTGCGGAAGATGGCGCTATTTAGCGTTAGTGTTG ATGCTAATGGTCTTTGCTTCCATAATTCGCGCCGAGCAAGAAGTTATAGTGGCAATTGATGAACCTGGCAAAACTCAATATCATGAAGCGAACTTCAATACAA GTTCATATCAGTACGGTTACGAGGTAGGACCGAACGGTCAATTTCACCATGAAACGCGCGGACCTGACGGTGTCACTTACGGTTGTTATGGGTATATCGATCCCAACGGACAGTTGCGTGTGACACACTACGTGGCGGATACACACGGCTACCGGGTGGTGGAACCTAATCGACCAGTCGAAATATTCGTCGATGCTCCCACACAGTACAGCAA TTCAATATCGGAAGATGAACCACCGCCGGAAAGACGGCGGGGTGAGATGCGCCCATGGTCGGAGTTGTATCTTCCCAAGGGTTGTGGCATGTTTCCGGGAGGAATGCGTCCGGATGGAACAGGTGGTAATACACCGACGG CACCAACAAATCCAAGCACCGGTGGAAGCGGCAACTCACAAG GAAATAAACCACCCAACCAGGGTCAAGGACAGGGGCAAGGGCAAGGGCAAGGACAAAAGCCGGgacaaaatcaaaatcaaggACAGGGGCAAGGGCAAGGACAAGGGCAAGGACAAAAACCGGgacaaaatcaaaatcaaggACAGGGGCAAACACAGGGACAGGGGCAAGGGCAAGGACAAGGGCAAGGACAAG GGCAAGGACAAGGACAGGGCCAATGGCAAGGTCAGGGACAAGGACAGGGTCAAGGCCAGGGACAAGGACAGGGTCAAGGCCAGGGTCAAGGACAGGGACAAGGACAGGGTCAAGGACAAAAACCGGGACAGGGGCAAACACAGGGACAGGGACAAGGGCAAGGACAAGGACAGGGCCAATGGCAAGGTCAGGGACAAGGACAGGGTCAAGGCCAGGGTCAAGGACAGGGTCAAGGACAGGGACAAGGACAGGGTCAAGGACAAAAACCGGGACAGGGGCAAACACAGGGACAGGGACAAGGGCAAGGACAAGGACAGGGCCAATGGCAAGGTCAGGGACAAGGACAGGGACAAGGTCAACAATCAGGACAAAATCAAGGACAAAGTCAGTGGCAGGGGCAAGGTCAGGGACAAGGACAAAATCAAGGACAATGGCAGGGTCAGGGACAAGGTCAGAATCAAGGTCAAGGTCAAGGACAAGGTCAGTGGCAGGGACAAGGGCAAGGTCAAGGATCTGGTCCTGGACAAGGACAAGGACAAACTCAGGGTCAATGGCAAGGACAGGGACAACGCCCAGGACAATCTCAAGGCCAAGGACAAGTACAAGGGCAAGGGCAGGGGCAAGGACAGGGACAACGCCCAGGACAATCTCAAGGTCAAGGGCAAATACAAGGTCAAGGCCAGGGTGAACGTCCTGGACAAAATCAAGGGCAAGTTCAAGGACAAGGCCAAGGTCAGTGGCAAGGACAAGGGCAAGGGCAACGTCCAGGCCAAGGTCAGGGACAACAACAGGGTCAAAGCCAAGGACAACAAGGACAAGGTCAAGGTCAACATCAAGGACAACATCAAGGACAACATCAAGGACAACATCAAGGCTCACATCAAGGACCCATAAGCTCTGGGCAACATCAGGGCCAACATCAAGGAAGTCATCAAGGTTCAAGTGGTGAACACCAAGGACAACATCAGGGATCACATCAAGGTCCAATCAGTTCTGGACAACATCAGGGACAGCATCAAGGCAGTCATCAAGGCTCTAGTGGAACGCACCAAGGACAACATCAAGGTTCGCACCAAGGCCCCGTCAGTTCTGGACAACATCAAGGACAACATCAGGGTAACCATCAAGGCCTTCATGGTGGGGAACATCAAGGTCAGCATCAAGGGTCACATCAGGGTCCGATCAGTTCTGGTCAGCATCAGGGACAACATCAAGGAACCCATCAAGGCTCTAGTGGGGAGCATCAGGGACAACATCAAGGATCCCATCAAGGGCCTATTAGCTCCGGACAGCACCAGGGACAACATCAGGGAAGTCACCAAGGAATACACAGCGGTCAACATCAG GGAGAGCATCAACATCAGCACCAGGGTCCAGTTGTTGACAATCAGCATCAAACCAGCCATCAAGGAAGTCATCAAGGGTTATCGCAAGGAGAGTTCCAGGGACAACACCAAGGCCAGCACCAGAAACCGATCAGTGGTAACAAGGAAGAGCACAACCTACAGGTGCAAGTGTCTTGGGGACAAGGACAGCAAGGTCAGCCCCAAGGACAGCAGGGGCAAACTCAAGGCCAGTCTCAAGGACAGCAAGGCCAGTCCCAAGGACAATCTCAGAGTCAGTCGCAAGGGCAGCAAGGACAGTCTCAGAGTCAGTCGCAAGGACAGCAAGGCCAATCACAGGGTCAATCTCAGGGACAGGGACAACGTCCACCACAAGGAG GACCAACTACCGACCGTCCTCCAGAACAGCTGCAGCCTACCTCGAGTACGCCCGTTCCGGGATCACCGGGTACTGCAATTGGAGTGTATCCACCGACGAAACCGATCGACACCAGCTCGCCACCTgcctcatcatcgtcatcctcTTCATCACCACCGCCTTCGTCAACATCATCTCCACCAACGTCTTCCGGTGGTGACAACTATGCGCCACCTCCGAACTATCAGATAGCCGTGTCACAGTATCCTTACTTCTTCGTTCCTTATCCTTACCCACCACCAAATGTGCCCCAAGCACCCTGCAACTGTCCGGCGGACCAGCAAAACCAACAGGGTCAACAGCAACCGGCCGGTTACTTGGGTTTCATACCGGTGCTCTATATCCCGAACTGTCACGCCCAGAAGAGTGGTTTGCCGGCGAACTTTAACTGGCCGGCACCGCCTCCACCGGAAGGATTCGGTCAGTCACTTGACGAGCTACCGGCTCAGAGGTTGTTCCAAAAGCCTGACGGAAGCTGGGTGCTGCAGCGTGCTCGTAATCGTTCGCGTAGACTTCGCGGCCGGCGTCCAGCCGTACGGCGACTTTACACCGACCAGGAGATTCCTGGAAAGAAGTAG
- the LOC125771386 gene encoding uncharacterized protein LOC125771386 isoform X4, producing the protein MSPCGRWRYLALVLMLMVFASIIRAEQEVIVAIDEPGKTQYHEANFNTSSYQYGYEVGPNGQFHHETRGPDGVTYGCYGYIDPNGQLRVTHYVADTHGYRVVEPNRPVEIFVDAPTQYSNSISEDEPPPERRRGEMRPWSELYLPKGCGMFPGGMRPDGTGGNTPTAPTNPSTGGSGNSQGNKPPNQGQGQGQGQGQGQKPGQNQNQGQGQGQGQGQGQKPGQNQNQGQGQTQGQGQGQGQGQGQGQGQGQGQKPGQNQNQGQGQTQGQGQGQGQGQGQWQGQGQGQGQGQGQGQGQGQGQGQGQGQGQGQKPGQGQTQGQGQGQGQGQGQWQGQGQGQGQGQGQGQGQGQGQGQGQGQKPGQGQTQGQGQGQGQGQGQWQGQGQGQGQGQQSGQNQGQSQWQGQGQGQGQNQGQWQGQGQGQNQGQGQGQGQWQGQGQGQGSGPGQGQGQTQGQWQGQGQRPGQSQGQGQVQGQGQGQGQGQRPGQSQGQGQIQGQGQGERPGQNQGQVQGQGQGQWQGQGQGQRPGQGQGQQQGQSQGQQGQGQGQHQGQHQGQHQGQHQGSHQGPISSGQHQGQHQGSHQGSSGEHQGQHQGSHQGPISSGQHQGQHQGSHQGSSGTHQGQHQGSHQGPVSSGQHQGQHQGNHQGLHGGEHQGQHQGSHQGPISSGQHQGQHQGTHQGSSGEHQGQHQGSHQGPISSGQHQGQHQGSHQGIHSGQHQGEHQHQHQGPVVDNQHQTSHQGSHQGLSQGEFQGQHQGQHQKPISGNKEEHNLQVQVSWGQGQQGQPQGQQGQTQGQSQGQQGQSQGQSQSQSQGQQGQSQSQSQGQQGQSQGQSQGQGQRPPQGGPTTDRPPEQLQPTSSTPVPGSPGTAIGVYPPTKPIDTSSPPASSSSSSSSPPPSSTSSPPTSSGGDNYAPPPNYQIAVSQYPYFFVPYPYPPPNVPQAPCNCPADQQNQQGQQQPAGYLGFIPVLYIPNCHAQKSGLPANFNWPAPPPPEGFGQSLDELPAQRLFQKPDGSWVLQRARNRSRRLRGRRPAVRRLYTDQEIPGKK; encoded by the exons ATGTCACCGTGCGGAAGATGGCGCTATTTAGCGTTAGTGTTG ATGCTAATGGTCTTTGCTTCCATAATTCGCGCCGAGCAAGAAGTTATAGTGGCAATTGATGAACCTGGCAAAACTCAATATCATGAAGCGAACTTCAATACAA GTTCATATCAGTACGGTTACGAGGTAGGACCGAACGGTCAATTTCACCATGAAACGCGCGGACCTGACGGTGTCACTTACGGTTGTTATGGGTATATCGATCCCAACGGACAGTTGCGTGTGACACACTACGTGGCGGATACACACGGCTACCGGGTGGTGGAACCTAATCGACCAGTCGAAATATTCGTCGATGCTCCCACACAGTACAGCAA TTCAATATCGGAAGATGAACCACCGCCGGAAAGACGGCGGGGTGAGATGCGCCCATGGTCGGAGTTGTATCTTCCCAAGGGTTGTGGCATGTTTCCGGGAGGAATGCGTCCGGATGGAACAGGTGGTAATACACCGACGG CACCAACAAATCCAAGCACCGGTGGAAGCGGCAACTCACAAG GAAATAAACCACCCAACCAGGGTCAAGGACAGGGGCAAGGGCAAGGGCAAGGACAAAAGCCGGgacaaaatcaaaatcaaggACAGGGGCAAGGGCAAGGACAAGGGCAAGGACAAAAACCGGgacaaaatcaaaatcaaggACAGGGGCAAACACAGGGACAGGGGCAAGGGCAAGGACAAGGGCAAGGACAAGGTCAAGGCCAAGGCCAAGGACAAAAACCGGgacaaaatcaaaatcaaggACAGGGGCAAACACAGGGACAGGGACAAG GGCAAGGACAAGGACAGGGCCAATGGCAAGGTCAGGGACAAGGACAGGGTCAAGGCCAGGGACAAGGACAGGGTCAAGGCCAGGGTCAAGGACAGGGACAAGGACAGGGTCAAGGACAAAAACCGGGACAGGGGCAAACACAGGGACAGGGACAAGGGCAAGGACAAGGACAGGGCCAATGGCAAGGTCAGGGACAAGGACAGGGTCAAGGCCAGGGTCAAGGACAGGGTCAAGGACAGGGACAAGGACAGGGTCAAGGACAAAAACCGGGACAGGGGCAAACACAGGGACAGGGACAAGGGCAAGGACAAGGACAGGGCCAATGGCAAGGTCAGGGACAAGGACAGGGACAAGGTCAACAATCAGGACAAAATCAAGGACAAAGTCAGTGGCAGGGGCAAGGTCAGGGACAAGGACAAAATCAAGGACAATGGCAGGGTCAGGGACAAGGTCAGAATCAAGGTCAAGGTCAAGGACAAGGTCAGTGGCAGGGACAAGGGCAAGGTCAAGGATCTGGTCCTGGACAAGGACAAGGACAAACTCAGGGTCAATGGCAAGGACAGGGACAACGCCCAGGACAATCTCAAGGCCAAGGACAAGTACAAGGGCAAGGGCAGGGGCAAGGACAGGGACAACGCCCAGGACAATCTCAAGGTCAAGGGCAAATACAAGGTCAAGGCCAGGGTGAACGTCCTGGACAAAATCAAGGGCAAGTTCAAGGACAAGGCCAAGGTCAGTGGCAAGGACAAGGGCAAGGGCAACGTCCAGGCCAAGGTCAGGGACAACAACAGGGTCAAAGCCAAGGACAACAAGGACAAGGTCAAGGTCAACATCAAGGACAACATCAAGGACAACATCAAGGACAACATCAAGGCTCACATCAAGGACCCATAAGCTCTGGGCAACATCAGGGCCAACATCAAGGAAGTCATCAAGGTTCAAGTGGTGAACACCAAGGACAACATCAGGGATCACATCAAGGTCCAATCAGTTCTGGACAACATCAGGGACAGCATCAAGGCAGTCATCAAGGCTCTAGTGGAACGCACCAAGGACAACATCAAGGTTCGCACCAAGGCCCCGTCAGTTCTGGACAACATCAAGGACAACATCAGGGTAACCATCAAGGCCTTCATGGTGGGGAACATCAAGGTCAGCATCAAGGGTCACATCAGGGTCCGATCAGTTCTGGTCAGCATCAGGGACAACATCAAGGAACCCATCAAGGCTCTAGTGGGGAGCATCAGGGACAACATCAAGGATCCCATCAAGGGCCTATTAGCTCCGGACAGCACCAGGGACAACATCAGGGAAGTCACCAAGGAATACACAGCGGTCAACATCAG GGAGAGCATCAACATCAGCACCAGGGTCCAGTTGTTGACAATCAGCATCAAACCAGCCATCAAGGAAGTCATCAAGGGTTATCGCAAGGAGAGTTCCAGGGACAACACCAAGGCCAGCACCAGAAACCGATCAGTGGTAACAAGGAAGAGCACAACCTACAGGTGCAAGTGTCTTGGGGACAAGGACAGCAAGGTCAGCCCCAAGGACAGCAGGGGCAAACTCAAGGCCAGTCTCAAGGACAGCAAGGCCAGTCCCAAGGACAATCTCAGAGTCAGTCGCAAGGGCAGCAAGGACAGTCTCAGAGTCAGTCGCAAGGACAGCAAGGCCAATCACAGGGTCAATCTCAGGGACAGGGACAACGTCCACCACAAGGAG GACCAACTACCGACCGTCCTCCAGAACAGCTGCAGCCTACCTCGAGTACGCCCGTTCCGGGATCACCGGGTACTGCAATTGGAGTGTATCCACCGACGAAACCGATCGACACCAGCTCGCCACCTgcctcatcatcgtcatcctcTTCATCACCACCGCCTTCGTCAACATCATCTCCACCAACGTCTTCCGGTGGTGACAACTATGCGCCACCTCCGAACTATCAGATAGCCGTGTCACAGTATCCTTACTTCTTCGTTCCTTATCCTTACCCACCACCAAATGTGCCCCAAGCACCCTGCAACTGTCCGGCGGACCAGCAAAACCAACAGGGTCAACAGCAACCGGCCGGTTACTTGGGTTTCATACCGGTGCTCTATATCCCGAACTGTCACGCCCAGAAGAGTGGTTTGCCGGCGAACTTTAACTGGCCGGCACCGCCTCCACCGGAAGGATTCGGTCAGTCACTTGACGAGCTACCGGCTCAGAGGTTGTTCCAAAAGCCTGACGGAAGCTGGGTGCTGCAGCGTGCTCGTAATCGTTCGCGTAGACTTCGCGGCCGGCGTCCAGCCGTACGGCGACTTTACACCGACCAGGAGATTCCTGGAAAGAAGTAG
- the LOC125771386 gene encoding uncharacterized protein LOC125771386 isoform X3: MSPCGRWRYLALVLMLMVFASIIRAEQEVIVAIDEPGKTQYHEANFNTSSYQYGYEVGPNGQFHHETRGPDGVTYGCYGYIDPNGQLRVTHYVADTHGYRVVEPNRPVEIFVDAPTQYSNSISEDEPPPERRRGEMRPWSELYLPKGCGMFPGGMRPDGTGGNTPTAPTNPSTGGSGNSQGNKPPNQGQGQGQGQGQGQKPGQNQNQGQGQGQGQGQGQGQGQGQGQGQKPGQNQNQGQGQTQGQGQGQGQGQGQWQGQGQGQGQGQGQGQGQGQGQGQKPGQGQTQGQGQGQGQGQGQWQGQGQGQGQGQGQGQGQGQGQGQGQGQGQGQKPGQGQTQGQGQGQGQGQGQWQGQGQGQGQGQGQGQGQGQGQGQGQGQKPGQGQTQGQGQGQGQGQGQWQGQGQGQGQGQQSGQNQGQSQWQGQGQGQGQNQGQWQGQGQGQNQGQGQGQGQWQGQGQGQGSGPGQGQGQTQGQWQGQGQRPGQSQGQGQVQGQGQGQGQGQRPGQSQGQGQIQGQGQGERPGQNQGQVQGQGQGQWQGQGQGQRPGQGQGQQQGQSQGQQGQGQGQHQGQHQGQHQGQHQGSHQGPISSGQHQGQHQGSHQGSSGEHQGQHQGSHQGPISSGQHQGQHQGSHQGSSGTHQGQHQGSHQGPVSSGQHQGQHQGNHQGLHGGEHQGQHQGSHQGPISSGQHQGQHQGTHQGSSGEHQGQHQGSHQGPISSGQHQGQHQGSHQGIHSGQHQGEHQHQHQGPVVDNQHQTSHQGSHQGLSQGEFQGQHQGQHQKPISGNKEEHNLQVQVSWGQGQQGQPQGQQGQTQGQSQGQQGQSQGQSQSQSQGQQGQSQSQSQGQQGQSQGQSQGQGQRPPQGGPTTDRPPEQLQPTSSTPVPGSPGTAIGVYPPTKPIDTSSPPASSSSSSSSPPPSSTSSPPTSSGGDNYAPPPNYQIAVSQYPYFFVPYPYPPPNVPQAPCNCPADQQNQQGQQQPAGYLGFIPVLYIPNCHAQKSGLPANFNWPAPPPPEGFGQSLDELPAQRLFQKPDGSWVLQRARNRSRRLRGRRPAVRRLYTDQEIPGKK, from the exons ATGTCACCGTGCGGAAGATGGCGCTATTTAGCGTTAGTGTTG ATGCTAATGGTCTTTGCTTCCATAATTCGCGCCGAGCAAGAAGTTATAGTGGCAATTGATGAACCTGGCAAAACTCAATATCATGAAGCGAACTTCAATACAA GTTCATATCAGTACGGTTACGAGGTAGGACCGAACGGTCAATTTCACCATGAAACGCGCGGACCTGACGGTGTCACTTACGGTTGTTATGGGTATATCGATCCCAACGGACAGTTGCGTGTGACACACTACGTGGCGGATACACACGGCTACCGGGTGGTGGAACCTAATCGACCAGTCGAAATATTCGTCGATGCTCCCACACAGTACAGCAA TTCAATATCGGAAGATGAACCACCGCCGGAAAGACGGCGGGGTGAGATGCGCCCATGGTCGGAGTTGTATCTTCCCAAGGGTTGTGGCATGTTTCCGGGAGGAATGCGTCCGGATGGAACAGGTGGTAATACACCGACGG CACCAACAAATCCAAGCACCGGTGGAAGCGGCAACTCACAAG GAAATAAACCACCCAACCAGGGTCAAGGACAGGGGCAAGGGCAAGGGCAAGGACAAAAGCCGGgacaaaatcaaaatcaaggACAGGGGCAA GGGCAAGGGCAAGGACAAGGGCAAGGACAAGGTCAAGGCCAAGGCCAAGGACAAAAACCGGgacaaaatcaaaatcaaggACAGGGGCAAACACAGGGACAGGGACAAGGCCAAGGACAAGGGCAGGGCCAATGGCAAGGTCAGGGACAAGGACAGGGTCAAGGCCAGGGTCAAGGACAGGGACAAGGACAGGGTCAAGGACAAAAACCGGGACAGGGGCAAACACAGGGACAGGGACAAGGGCAAGGACAAGGACAGGGCCAATGGCAAGGTCAGGGACAAGGACAGGGTCAAGGCCAGGGACAAGGACAGGGTCAAGGCCAGGGTCAAGGACAGGGACAAGGACAGGGTCAAGGACAAAAACCGGGACAGGGGCAAACACAGGGACAGGGACAAGGGCAAGGACAAGGACAGGGCCAATGGCAAGGTCAGGGACAAGGACAGGGTCAAGGCCAGGGTCAAGGACAGGGTCAAGGACAGGGACAAGGACAGGGTCAAGGACAAAAACCGGGACAGGGGCAAACACAGGGACAGGGACAAGGGCAAGGACAAGGACAGGGCCAATGGCAAGGTCAGGGACAAGGACAGGGACAAGGTCAACAATCAGGACAAAATCAAGGACAAAGTCAGTGGCAGGGGCAAGGTCAGGGACAAGGACAAAATCAAGGACAATGGCAGGGTCAGGGACAAGGTCAGAATCAAGGTCAAGGTCAAGGACAAGGTCAGTGGCAGGGACAAGGGCAAGGTCAAGGATCTGGTCCTGGACAAGGACAAGGACAAACTCAGGGTCAATGGCAAGGACAGGGACAACGCCCAGGACAATCTCAAGGCCAAGGACAAGTACAAGGGCAAGGGCAGGGGCAAGGACAGGGACAACGCCCAGGACAATCTCAAGGTCAAGGGCAAATACAAGGTCAAGGCCAGGGTGAACGTCCTGGACAAAATCAAGGGCAAGTTCAAGGACAAGGCCAAGGTCAGTGGCAAGGACAAGGGCAAGGGCAACGTCCAGGCCAAGGTCAGGGACAACAACAGGGTCAAAGCCAAGGACAACAAGGACAAGGTCAAGGTCAACATCAAGGACAACATCAAGGACAACATCAAGGACAACATCAAGGCTCACATCAAGGACCCATAAGCTCTGGGCAACATCAGGGCCAACATCAAGGAAGTCATCAAGGTTCAAGTGGTGAACACCAAGGACAACATCAGGGATCACATCAAGGTCCAATCAGTTCTGGACAACATCAGGGACAGCATCAAGGCAGTCATCAAGGCTCTAGTGGAACGCACCAAGGACAACATCAAGGTTCGCACCAAGGCCCCGTCAGTTCTGGACAACATCAAGGACAACATCAGGGTAACCATCAAGGCCTTCATGGTGGGGAACATCAAGGTCAGCATCAAGGGTCACATCAGGGTCCGATCAGTTCTGGTCAGCATCAGGGACAACATCAAGGAACCCATCAAGGCTCTAGTGGGGAGCATCAGGGACAACATCAAGGATCCCATCAAGGGCCTATTAGCTCCGGACAGCACCAGGGACAACATCAGGGAAGTCACCAAGGAATACACAGCGGTCAACATCAG GGAGAGCATCAACATCAGCACCAGGGTCCAGTTGTTGACAATCAGCATCAAACCAGCCATCAAGGAAGTCATCAAGGGTTATCGCAAGGAGAGTTCCAGGGACAACACCAAGGCCAGCACCAGAAACCGATCAGTGGTAACAAGGAAGAGCACAACCTACAGGTGCAAGTGTCTTGGGGACAAGGACAGCAAGGTCAGCCCCAAGGACAGCAGGGGCAAACTCAAGGCCAGTCTCAAGGACAGCAAGGCCAGTCCCAAGGACAATCTCAGAGTCAGTCGCAAGGGCAGCAAGGACAGTCTCAGAGTCAGTCGCAAGGACAGCAAGGCCAATCACAGGGTCAATCTCAGGGACAGGGACAACGTCCACCACAAGGAG GACCAACTACCGACCGTCCTCCAGAACAGCTGCAGCCTACCTCGAGTACGCCCGTTCCGGGATCACCGGGTACTGCAATTGGAGTGTATCCACCGACGAAACCGATCGACACCAGCTCGCCACCTgcctcatcatcgtcatcctcTTCATCACCACCGCCTTCGTCAACATCATCTCCACCAACGTCTTCCGGTGGTGACAACTATGCGCCACCTCCGAACTATCAGATAGCCGTGTCACAGTATCCTTACTTCTTCGTTCCTTATCCTTACCCACCACCAAATGTGCCCCAAGCACCCTGCAACTGTCCGGCGGACCAGCAAAACCAACAGGGTCAACAGCAACCGGCCGGTTACTTGGGTTTCATACCGGTGCTCTATATCCCGAACTGTCACGCCCAGAAGAGTGGTTTGCCGGCGAACTTTAACTGGCCGGCACCGCCTCCACCGGAAGGATTCGGTCAGTCACTTGACGAGCTACCGGCTCAGAGGTTGTTCCAAAAGCCTGACGGAAGCTGGGTGCTGCAGCGTGCTCGTAATCGTTCGCGTAGACTTCGCGGCCGGCGTCCAGCCGTACGGCGACTTTACACCGACCAGGAGATTCCTGGAAAGAAGTAG